In Desulfovibrio sp. ZJ209, the DNA window TCACGCCTCCCATGCTGGGAGCGCGCGTCAAAATAAAAAAGGAGTTTGAAAAATGGCAATCGCCCACACATACAACCCCGTCACCCACGATTATGTCGCGAGCGCCGAGGACCACGGCTACACGCCCTCCAACGCCACCAACGCCTCCCTGCCGCCTCGGCCCTGGACACGCCAGTGGCCGCGCTGGACGGGCAAGAAGTGGGAGATGGTCGAGGATCACCGTGAGCGCAAGGCCCCGGCCTTCCGGGCCGAGGACGCGCAAGCAGCTACGGAGTTTTGGCTGCCCGGTGACGGCCACGACACCCCGTCGCGGCAGGTGTTCGCGCCCGGACCTCTGCCCGAAGGCGCGGCCTTGGAACGCCCGGCACAGACCGCCGAGCAGGATTTGGCCGCAGCCAAGGAGGTCAAGACCTCCGAAATCGAGGCCGGGTATCAAAAGGCGATGGCCGCCACGCTGACCATGCCCCAGGCTTCGCCGACCTCGGAGGACGTGGCCGTGGGCGCGGC includes these proteins:
- a CDS encoding phage tail protein; this encodes MAIAHTYNPVTHDYVASAEDHGYTPSNATNASLPPRPWTRQWPRWTGKKWEMVEDHRERKAPAFRAEDAQAATEFWLPGDGHDTPSRQVFAPGPLPEGAALERPAQTAEQDLAAAKEVKTSEIEAGYQKAMAATLTMPQASPTSEDVAVGAALFAAEDAEGLEYVVGQHGATREALLDQVASADSLAAVEAVEVHYAV